The following coding sequences lie in one Paenibacillus durus ATCC 35681 genomic window:
- a CDS encoding PotD/PotF family extracellular solute-binding protein encodes MKLKHVLIVLMSVVILVGLSGCGGNASSTNSGAGTASSAAPANGGEDVAKFKGETINVLSWEGYQEDEWVKPFEQKYGVTVKVTYAGSVDEMFAKAASGSVKYDLIFMDGGSVNRYYKMNLIQPIDLAKLPNTNQLIANMKSLNDKHVVKDGKTYAVPFAWGSLPMMVNTDKIKEPIDSWNALWDPKYSGKIVTLDDAANQTAMTAMLLGFKDPYNLTDEQLDQVKSKLLEQKPLVRTYYAGFEDGKNLMASDEGWIGFSMGPTMITDLQKEGKNVVEVIPKEGALVWIDNAVIGKDAKDPELVHVYIDYLISSEVQAQLIKKTSYGGVNADSANKLTDEEKKVSHMDDPNYFNNLVYVAFPESFEKRVKLWNEVKAAQ; translated from the coding sequence ATGAAACTGAAACATGTACTGATTGTTCTGATGTCTGTAGTCATTCTGGTTGGGCTCAGCGGATGTGGCGGCAACGCAAGCTCCACAAATTCAGGCGCCGGAACGGCAAGCTCTGCTGCTCCCGCAAATGGCGGCGAGGATGTGGCGAAGTTCAAAGGTGAAACGATTAATGTGCTGTCCTGGGAAGGATATCAGGAAGATGAATGGGTGAAGCCTTTTGAACAAAAATACGGCGTAACCGTTAAAGTCACTTATGCCGGCAGCGTTGATGAAATGTTCGCCAAAGCAGCGTCCGGTTCTGTAAAGTACGACCTGATTTTCATGGATGGCGGGTCCGTGAACCGATACTACAAAATGAATTTGATTCAACCGATTGACTTGGCGAAGCTCCCGAATACAAATCAGCTAATCGCAAATATGAAGTCGCTCAACGATAAGCACGTAGTAAAGGACGGAAAGACCTATGCGGTTCCGTTTGCCTGGGGTTCGCTGCCTATGATGGTCAACACGGATAAAATCAAAGAACCGATTGACTCTTGGAACGCATTGTGGGATCCGAAGTACAGCGGAAAAATCGTTACCCTGGACGATGCGGCTAATCAAACGGCAATGACAGCGATGCTTCTTGGCTTCAAAGATCCGTATAACCTGACGGACGAGCAGCTGGATCAAGTGAAGAGCAAATTGCTCGAACAGAAACCGCTGGTTCGTACCTATTACGCCGGCTTTGAAGACGGAAAAAATCTGATGGCAAGCGACGAAGGCTGGATCGGCTTCTCTATGGGACCGACAATGATCACAGATCTTCAAAAAGAAGGCAAGAATGTCGTAGAAGTGATTCCGAAAGAAGGGGCTTTGGTGTGGATTGACAATGCGGTCATCGGCAAGGATGCCAAAGATCCCGAACTGGTCCACGTATATATCGATTATCTGATTTCGTCGGAAGTTCAGGCGCAGCTGATCAAGAAGACGAGCTACGGCGGGGTGAATGCCGATTCGGCAAACAAGCTGACCGACGAGGAGAAAAAGGTTTCGCATATGGATGATCCGAATTATTTCAACAACCTTGTGTACGTAGCTTTCCCGGAAAGCTTTGAAAAACGCGTGAAGTTGTGGAATGAAGTTAAAGCGGCCCAATAA
- a CDS encoding mandelate racemase/muconate lactonizing enzyme family protein: MKITKVEAIPVRQSSTIELINDSAQDGIIIKVHTDEGITGIGEVDSAPWVVKSIIDTPSSHRICRGLGEMLIGENPFEIERIWEKLYVGSTFYGRRGVVIHAISGIDIALWDIMGKALNLPVYKLLGGAQRGKVRAYASTLMPYTPQEAYDETKKWAEQGYTAIKLGWGGFEQGNREIVELVKASREAAGPNIDLLFDLGFIPSDDHPIDAASRMALVKELEPFAPYWIEEPLFADDYEGYRKLAESTSIRIAGGENETTRYGFKELIEQGGVDIVQPDVTRCGGLSEAKRIAQLAHAHHITCVPHAWSSGIVVAASLHLVTAIPNGALLEYCVAETPIRLEMLLSDVTVKDGYAEVTDKPGLGVELNEEALEKYRCDR, translated from the coding sequence GTGAAAATCACAAAAGTCGAAGCAATCCCTGTAAGACAAAGCAGTACGATTGAATTAATCAATGACAGTGCCCAGGATGGAATCATTATTAAGGTGCATACGGATGAAGGAATTACCGGGATTGGCGAAGTGGATTCGGCTCCGTGGGTAGTCAAATCCATTATTGATACGCCTTCCTCCCACCGCATTTGCCGAGGGCTTGGGGAAATGCTTATTGGAGAGAATCCTTTCGAAATCGAACGCATCTGGGAGAAGCTGTATGTTGGAAGCACGTTCTATGGCAGAAGGGGAGTCGTCATCCATGCCATCAGCGGGATTGATATCGCACTGTGGGATATTATGGGCAAGGCACTGAATCTGCCGGTGTACAAGCTGCTTGGAGGCGCGCAGCGCGGCAAGGTTCGGGCGTATGCAAGCACCTTGATGCCTTATACCCCGCAGGAGGCCTATGACGAAACGAAGAAGTGGGCCGAGCAAGGCTATACGGCGATCAAACTGGGCTGGGGCGGATTCGAGCAGGGTAACCGGGAGATTGTGGAATTGGTAAAAGCGTCCCGCGAAGCGGCGGGGCCGAACATTGATTTGTTGTTCGATCTCGGCTTTATCCCGTCCGACGACCACCCGATCGACGCCGCCTCGCGTATGGCGCTCGTCAAAGAGCTTGAGCCTTTCGCTCCTTACTGGATCGAAGAACCGCTCTTTGCCGACGATTACGAAGGATACCGCAAATTGGCGGAATCAACCTCCATCCGCATCGCCGGCGGAGAAAATGAAACGACGCGCTACGGCTTCAAAGAGCTGATCGAGCAAGGCGGAGTCGATATTGTCCAGCCGGATGTGACCCGCTGCGGAGGACTCAGCGAAGCGAAGAGAATTGCCCAGCTTGCCCATGCGCACCATATTACCTGTGTGCCCCATGCCTGGAGCAGCGGAATCGTTGTGGCCGCCTCCCTGCATTTGGTCACGGCCATACCGAACGGCGCTTTGCTGGAATACTGTGTAGCCGAGACGCCAATCCGTCTGGAAATGCTGCTTAGCGACGTTACCGTCAAGGACGGGTATGCCGAAGTTACCGACAAGCCCGGTTTGGGCGTTGAGTTGAATGAAGAGGCGCTGGAGAAATACCGCTGTGACCGATAG
- a CDS encoding HAD family hydrolase, which yields MQDGKKIWVGSEILHVRAVAFDKDGTLFDSVKFWSYIDELRKSEFTRLAGPEYGDEWSAMMGFTQPDHIDYTGVLAVATTLEEIILTAGLLYRLKGWSWFECKQRAQQIFANADRQLQLEHAFHSTDNVPDIFHNLHSQGISVGIMTSDAYERTSRLMQMLKVDHLLDFVITPEQVSKGKPDPEMVHKACAMLKISPGELAIVGDSVADVQMAKAAGSVGIGLITYEGSEKDLSPHADFLIHSLSEIQVI from the coding sequence ATGCAGGATGGCAAAAAAATATGGGTTGGTTCCGAAATCTTACATGTTCGGGCGGTAGCTTTCGACAAAGACGGCACCTTGTTCGATTCCGTGAAATTCTGGTCCTACATTGATGAATTGAGAAAGAGCGAATTTACACGTCTTGCAGGTCCCGAATACGGTGATGAGTGGAGCGCCATGATGGGGTTTACACAACCGGATCACATTGACTACACCGGGGTGCTAGCGGTAGCCACGACGCTTGAGGAAATCATTCTGACTGCGGGGCTCCTTTATCGTCTGAAGGGATGGTCCTGGTTCGAATGCAAGCAAAGGGCGCAGCAAATTTTTGCGAACGCCGACCGGCAGCTTCAATTGGAGCATGCTTTCCACTCGACGGATAACGTGCCTGATATATTTCATAATTTGCATTCCCAAGGGATATCTGTCGGGATCATGACATCGGATGCTTACGAACGCACATCACGGCTCATGCAGATGCTGAAAGTCGATCATTTGCTTGATTTTGTCATAACCCCCGAGCAAGTAAGCAAAGGAAAACCGGACCCGGAAATGGTGCATAAAGCTTGCGCAATGCTGAAGATTTCACCTGGGGAGCTGGCCATTGTCGGTGATTCCGTGGCGGACGTCCAAATGGCGAAAGCTGCCGGCAGCGTCGGAATCGGCCTCATTACGTACGAAGGCTCGGAAAAGGATTTGTCTCCGCATGCAGATTTTTTAATCCATTCTCTATCAGAGATTCAAGTGATTTAA
- a CDS encoding zinc-dependent alcohol dehydrogenase: protein MMRALIWEGDGILALREVPIPEIRPTEVLVRVSYTGVCATDVEIIKGKFPYSPPYILGHEITGKVIETGGNVKELKEGDRVVIDPGVPCGECFFCKASQPEFCANYCELGINENGGWADYVRVPAKSAHKIPVEMSDVSAAIFEPMACPFGAVDNAGLLPGEHVLIYGDGPAALYFTQIAKMMGAGRICVVYKLPERAELLQRFGADDLIPFDVQSAALKEHPSIRDRGGFQLVIDAVGLSDTVKDAVRYASTGGRIILYGFNDSHTDHFPHREIIFKGIRIFGRTNSPAVWSRAIECVARNQIELNPLVERVVSPEEAKEILLAGNLNGLKTIISWAD, encoded by the coding sequence ATGATGAGAGCACTTATATGGGAAGGGGACGGGATTCTGGCTCTAAGAGAGGTCCCGATTCCCGAGATTCGTCCCACCGAGGTACTGGTTCGTGTAAGCTATACCGGTGTCTGCGCCACGGATGTTGAAATCATAAAGGGCAAGTTCCCCTATTCCCCGCCTTATATATTAGGTCATGAAATAACCGGGAAAGTAATTGAGACGGGCGGTAATGTCAAAGAATTGAAAGAGGGAGACAGGGTCGTAATTGATCCGGGGGTGCCTTGCGGCGAATGTTTTTTTTGCAAAGCTTCACAGCCGGAATTTTGCGCGAATTATTGTGAGCTTGGGATCAACGAAAACGGCGGATGGGCCGATTATGTCAGGGTTCCGGCAAAAAGCGCACACAAAATTCCGGTTGAAATGAGCGATGTTTCGGCTGCGATTTTCGAACCTATGGCTTGTCCCTTTGGAGCTGTGGATAATGCAGGCCTCCTGCCCGGGGAGCATGTGCTCATTTACGGAGACGGCCCCGCCGCCTTGTATTTTACGCAAATCGCCAAAATGATGGGAGCCGGACGCATCTGCGTCGTTTACAAACTTCCGGAGCGCGCGGAATTACTTCAAAGATTCGGAGCAGACGACCTGATCCCATTCGATGTGCAGTCCGCCGCACTCAAAGAGCATCCGAGCATACGTGACAGGGGTGGCTTTCAGTTGGTCATCGACGCCGTCGGTTTGTCGGATACCGTCAAAGATGCGGTTCGATATGCCAGCACAGGCGGCAGGATTATCTTGTACGGTTTTAATGATAGTCATACCGATCATTTTCCGCACAGAGAAATCATTTTTAAAGGCATCCGTATTTTCGGTCGGACCAATTCCCCTGCCGTCTGGTCCAGGGCGATCGAATGTGTGGCGCGTAATCAAATCGAGTTGAATCCATTGGTAGAACGGGTGGTATCTCCGGAAGAGGCGAAAGAGATTCTGCTTGCCGGCAACCTTAACGGTCTAAAGACAATCATTTCTTGGGCAGATTAA
- a CDS encoding CueP family metal-binding protein: MRKKIFIAAALIAVVLGAYIIAGGNKTKETAKQTAPDIKQLVNNYSSGKLNAKSASITSHQLTVTADNNDKSTYTLPQNEFFVSIAPYVNKTHPCATHSLTGCQGEMTNEKFNVTITDRDGKVVIKDVLQSFDNGFIDFWLPRDQTFHVKIEHGGKISESDISTFEDDNTCISTMQLT, translated from the coding sequence ATGAGAAAGAAGATTTTTATAGCTGCGGCTTTGATTGCAGTCGTATTGGGAGCATACATCATCGCAGGCGGGAACAAAACAAAGGAGACTGCAAAGCAGACGGCCCCTGACATCAAACAATTGGTAAATAACTACAGCTCAGGGAAGCTTAACGCTAAATCTGCATCGATTACATCACATCAGCTTACCGTGACTGCGGACAACAATGACAAATCAACCTATACCCTGCCCCAGAACGAATTTTTCGTTTCCATTGCTCCTTATGTCAATAAGACGCATCCCTGTGCCACTCATAGCTTGACGGGCTGTCAGGGAGAAATGACGAATGAGAAATTCAACGTAACCATAACGGATCGGGACGGCAAGGTCGTGATTAAAGATGTACTCCAATCTTTCGACAATGGATTTATCGATTTTTGGCTCCCGCGCGACCAAACCTTCCACGTCAAAATTGAGCATGGCGGCAAAATCAGCGAATCTGACATTTCTACCTTTGAAGACGACAATACCTGTATTTCTACGATGCAATTGACTTAA
- a CDS encoding GntR family transcriptional regulator: MTNPNDLESFQFKKNDTVSLRQFVYQEIREAIIKGHLEPGARLREVEISKQMNVSRGPIREAIRILEQEGLVISHPYRETVVVDLSEEEVIHLLVPTRRNFELFAAQKAVSVLTADDFAFLDNIILNMQEASDQDDLDRLSNLDLKFHERIVEQCVSPAMFRIWNSISGKLHARFLIQGYSHSSLQTVVEEHREMLQLIRSGDKERIEQHLQTHIK; this comes from the coding sequence ATGACAAATCCTAATGATTTGGAAAGCTTTCAGTTTAAAAAAAATGATACCGTTTCTTTGCGTCAATTTGTTTACCAGGAAATTCGCGAAGCCATAATCAAGGGGCATCTCGAACCGGGGGCCCGATTGCGCGAGGTGGAGATCTCCAAGCAGATGAACGTCAGCCGCGGTCCGATTCGCGAGGCAATCCGAATTTTGGAACAAGAAGGCTTGGTCATTTCCCATCCTTACCGGGAGACGGTCGTTGTTGACCTTTCCGAAGAGGAAGTTATTCATTTGCTCGTGCCTACCCGGCGCAATTTCGAATTGTTTGCGGCACAGAAGGCTGTTAGCGTGCTGACAGCCGACGATTTTGCCTTTTTGGACAACATTATTCTGAATATGCAGGAAGCGAGCGACCAGGATGATCTGGACCGTCTCTCGAATCTGGATCTGAAATTTCACGAACGGATTGTAGAACAATGTGTTTCACCTGCCATGTTCCGCATCTGGAACAGCATCTCCGGCAAGCTCCACGCACGTTTTCTCATTCAGGGCTACAGCCATTCCTCCTTGCAAACCGTAGTGGAAGAACATCGTGAGATGCTTCAACTGATTCGCAGTGGAGATAAAGAACGCATCGAACAGCATTTGCAGACACACATCAAGTAG
- a CDS encoding ABC transporter ATP-binding protein encodes MINQEQAVVELRQVTKRFGNYEAIKNLNLSIRRGEFFSIVGPSGCGKTTTLKMIAGFDHATEGAVYLSGTSANHIPPYKRNVNTVFQNYALFPHMTVYDNVAYPLKLRKVPKNEIRSRVIESLKMVSMDPFLDRSPNQLSGGQKQRVALARALISKPEVLLLDEPLSALDFHLRQEMQRVLKHLQREVDITFVYITHDQGEALSLSDRIAVMKNGVLHQVGSPEEIYEMPQTSFVAGFIGKSNLIKGRMEGPTRFVSDAGLQAMTNEASNLSGEPHVYISVRPEKLRTSKDDERYVNRLSAVFVEETYYGADRELTFREAGGTHILMKQQKDDGNVKFSAGESVNLFFRPEDAIIVKEWRS; translated from the coding sequence ATGATCAATCAAGAACAGGCTGTAGTGGAGCTGCGTCAGGTGACGAAACGATTTGGCAATTACGAGGCAATCAAAAATTTAAACTTGTCGATCAGAAGAGGGGAATTTTTTTCCATTGTGGGACCGAGCGGTTGCGGTAAAACGACGACGCTGAAAATGATAGCGGGATTCGATCATGCGACCGAGGGGGCGGTATATCTATCCGGAACCTCGGCTAACCATATTCCTCCCTACAAGCGGAATGTGAACACCGTGTTTCAAAACTATGCCCTTTTTCCCCATATGACAGTCTATGACAACGTGGCCTATCCTCTGAAACTCAGGAAGGTGCCGAAGAATGAGATTCGTTCCAGAGTGATCGAAAGCTTGAAGATGGTAAGTATGGACCCATTTCTCGACCGTTCTCCGAATCAGCTCAGCGGCGGACAGAAGCAGCGTGTCGCGTTAGCCCGGGCACTCATTTCCAAACCGGAAGTTCTGCTGCTGGATGAGCCGCTTTCCGCGCTCGATTTTCACCTAAGGCAAGAAATGCAGCGGGTGCTGAAGCATCTGCAAAGGGAAGTGGACATCACTTTCGTGTACATCACGCACGATCAGGGGGAAGCGCTGAGCCTGTCGGACCGTATTGCCGTAATGAAGAACGGCGTGCTGCATCAAGTGGGTTCGCCAGAGGAGATTTACGAAATGCCCCAAACGAGCTTCGTTGCCGGTTTTATCGGAAAATCCAATCTGATTAAAGGAAGAATGGAAGGGCCAACCCGCTTTGTGAGTGACGCCGGGCTTCAAGCGATGACAAATGAGGCTTCGAATCTCTCGGGAGAGCCGCATGTTTACATTTCGGTCCGTCCTGAGAAGCTCCGGACCTCCAAAGACGATGAACGGTATGTTAACCGTCTCAGCGCGGTCTTCGTGGAAGAAACCTATTATGGCGCGGATAGAGAGTTGACGTTCAGAGAGGCTGGAGGAACACATATTCTGATGAAGCAGCAGAAGGACGACGGGAATGTGAAATTCTCTGCGGGAGAGAGCGTGAATCTGTTCTTCCGTCCGGAGGATGCGATTATCGTCAAAGAGTGGAGGAGTTAA
- a CDS encoding ABC transporter permease, with protein MYGKNLMLIMISVWVLLFIVLPVSAMLLFSFWSIDNFQVIHSFSIQNYSKIFQDPIYLSLLWKTIKLALIVAALSVLISYPLALFVNHRRGTLKTILFLGVLAPLWVGYLVRIYSWRSILGESGFINSLLVLTGILKQPSSSLLFNSSAVVITMLCISIPFTFIPIYSAIEKIPGNLLQAAADLGAGGSRAFWTVVFPLSMPGVVTGFMFAFITSFGDYMTPSLVGGTSGIMYGNMIQTQFGNSYNWPLGAALSMIMLLFILAVIAAARKIGNVQAIFEE; from the coding sequence ATGTACGGGAAAAACCTGATGCTGATTATGATTTCCGTGTGGGTACTCTTGTTCATCGTCCTGCCTGTTTCTGCGATGCTGCTGTTCAGCTTCTGGAGCATTGATAATTTCCAGGTCATTCACAGCTTTAGTATTCAAAATTATTCAAAAATTTTCCAAGATCCGATATACTTGTCGTTGCTTTGGAAAACGATCAAGCTGGCTTTGATTGTCGCGGCGCTGTCGGTGCTCATCAGCTATCCGTTGGCATTGTTCGTCAATCACCGGAGAGGAACCTTGAAGACGATCCTGTTTCTTGGGGTATTGGCTCCTTTGTGGGTGGGTTATTTGGTGCGGATCTATTCCTGGAGGTCGATTTTGGGAGAGTCCGGGTTCATTAACTCGCTCTTGGTATTGACGGGGATCTTAAAACAGCCTTCCTCGTCGCTATTGTTCAACAGCTCCGCAGTCGTCATCACGATGCTGTGCATTTCGATACCGTTCACTTTTATCCCGATCTATAGTGCCATCGAGAAAATTCCCGGCAATCTGCTGCAGGCCGCGGCAGATTTGGGAGCAGGCGGATCAAGGGCATTCTGGACAGTTGTCTTTCCCCTCAGTATGCCGGGTGTCGTGACGGGGTTTATGTTCGCCTTCATCACCTCGTTCGGCGACTACATGACACCCTCGCTGGTCGGAGGCACATCGGGAATTATGTATGGAAACATGATTCAAACGCAATTCGGCAACAGTTATAACTGGCCGCTCGGCGCGGCGCTTTCGATGATTATGCTGCTGTTCATATTGGCGGTAATTGCGGCAGCGCGCAAAATCGGGAACGTACAGGCTATCTTTGAGGAGTAG